From Triticum aestivum cultivar Chinese Spring chromosome 7B, IWGSC CS RefSeq v2.1, whole genome shotgun sequence:
cagggaccggaccggctcggaccgtgtccaccctAAGGCGCGAGGGTGAGGAGAGGGGGCGGCGGCAGCGAGGGTAGGGGGTCGTGCGGAGACCCCGGACACATGGACATCACGGTAACTCGCCCTTCACGCGTAGCTTATTGTTATGGTTATGGCAAGTACATGCATGTGGGGACACGTCCTGTTGGAATCTTATCTTGGTCGCATTATCCAACTACCCACCGCCATGATTCTTATAATTTACATCCTCTATACTGAATTCTCCTCAGACAGCCGGACAGACGGCTTGGTCATTAACTGGTCATAAAAATTTGATTCAGACGGGTTTCTTAAACAGGCCTCAAATGACCGGGCTGACTGGAACCCCTTATATATCGAGCCCAAACAGGGTGGATATGAGGGCGCCCGGGCGCGTCCACCACATCGGACCTGACATCCCTATCGCACATCAAGTTGCACCAAATCCATCCTGTGCCTGAGCCCTCGCCGTCCGCCACTCTCGCTCCCCATCCTCATCACTGGTCCCGATCTGCCGCCCTAGATGTCGTCTAGCCCATTCCCAACCGCCGTGACGGAGACTGCGTTCGACTCGTCTGTCGACATCCCATCCTCGGCTCCGTCGTGCAAGGCGGAGAACGTCGCCCGGAGGATGCGGCGACGCCAGCGGTGAGAGAGgtaagcggcggcggcagcgcaggGAGATGCGGACATGGACGAGGAGTTGTCCCGCAGAGAATGTAATTTACAAACACTTTAATGATATGCAGGTTATTAGAAGCAATAGAAAATGACAAAACTTCAAATTAAACTAGGTGCATACATTTCAAGGACAAGCATGAGAGATTCTGTTTTTAGGAGATGCTATTGCAAGTAAAAGCTATTATACCTTTTTGGAACTTTTACCATGTCTCAAATCATGTACTTATATTTAGTTTGTTAGAtttgtattttttttcaaaaacaataTATACAAGAAGAAGACTTAAGAACGCCATTTTCTCACTTCCACTACCCTTTTACTGTAACTAGGTAGGAAGTGCGGCTTGCCGCACCCGACAGCACCACTGCCGGGTATAGTCATATCCAGTCCGATAATACAGTCATTGGAGCGTTGCATATATAAAAAAATGCATGATATTGGTTAAATACAATACCATATATCAAATTATTATCTATGAACTGACAAAGAAAATTTTAGACAACTACAATGCCTCTATTCTGGTGAAGCCGCAGCTCTAAAGAAGGAACTAATCACTTATAATAGTAACGGTCTGGTTCACTACAATACTTTGAGCATGTAGTAGGAAATGCAACATGACATAACAAAAGCAAGTCCTAACGATGATCCAAGAGAACTGATATATTCTATATGGTTAACATAAAAAATTCTAAAGAGATGGAAGTGAACCTTGAGTGGGAATATAAAAAAAATTGCAAACTAAAAGAACATGGCCCAAAAAACACCACATTACTAAAACTTCTTCCTTTCTCATGGAGGTACTACCAAAAGTAGGGTAACAAATTTCAAATTAGAACATCGGGAAGCAAACCTTTGAATTGAAATTTCATATTGGAACAGAAATAGCATAAAGCAGGCCTGATAAATAAAGCAGCGTAAAGGTAAAGTAATAATAAGGAAAAAATGCCGCAAAACGGGTTTCAGTAACGATCTCAGTAATTTGAAATAGTACCTTAGACGAAGCACTGcatgaaaaatgaaaaaataaagacCATAGAACAGTTGAGGTCCAGCACTTAGCCCAGTACACAACAAAGCGAGAGCAAAATCACTAATTTGCATCACTCAACCAATTAGTAATAGAAAACTTTACTATATGTACACATCCTTACATTATCAATCAAAAGCACTTGAAACTAAAATGACAGAAGAACATTTATCTCCTAAAAGCATAACCTAGCCAGATGTTGAAGCAAACGTCAATTTCCTGAACCAGCATATATCACTAAATATTTATATCTGCTAGCACATGACATAACCACATCATCAGAAAATTCCACTTGCTAAACTATCAAAACATTGGCATGTGTCATGGTAATCCCATCGGCTCCCACAGAGCCAACATGAGGATGACGTATTCTTGATGCAAAGGATGAAAACGGCGTGAATGTCGATGGTGCTGCTTCCACCTGGCGGGGGAAGTGCAGGACATGGAGGTTGATACAACTTGTGGACAGTGTATGTAGGTGGCTACGCGGGGAGAGGACAATACTGTGGATAGCTCGCCTCCTCTTCCGTCTCCTATGGTCGGGTGCTCCACTTGTCGGATGTTGACTGTCAAGAAGAAGCTGAGCGTCATAGCCAAGAATGGTGGTATAGCAACTGTGACATTAAAATAGTACCGGGTAGAAAAAGGCCTTGCACAACAAATGAAATTTAGTGCTCTTCTGTATTATAGGTGATGTTAGTCCAAAAGTTTCGTTGAGATTTAGGAACTACACTCATGAACATCAAACCAACCAAATAACAAACTACTATGTCTTAAAAGCATAGTCTATTAACATGAGGAAGCAAACGTTATTAATTATTTCAAATAAATGAACATCTCAGTAAGTTATTTTACCTAATAAAGCATAGAATAACAAATGGACACTCAATAGCACGCAATACTGTACCATGTAAACATAGGACATCTATTCACAAAATCTATGTTCAGTCATATTACAATTTACAACAATAGTGTAGTGTACAGGAAGCAGCATATAGGTTAGGCACAAGTCCATGTTTCTTTCCCTTTTTAGGATTATTCCTTTCATGTTGCATACGAATATCTACTGTACATGGATGCCTACCTTTTTCTTTTGCTTCCTAAATTTTTCCGAGTAAACTTATCTGCACCAAAATCCTACAAGAAAAATAGATAGGTGGCTTTCCACAGAAAATATGACTCGTCGGTCCAGGGTACCCTTACCATATGATCAAGTACTTATGCAATGTTTTTGCAGAAATTTAGAAACCATACAGATGTGCATATTCATTAGCTGGATAAAAATATAAGATTCTTCAACATGGGGGAAAGAGACACAGTTGAGTTGTTGTTTTGAGTCTGACAGCTTAAATTTTGATGTGACTTGTGAAATGCTCATCATGGTCAATTCAGAGAAACAAACTAAATAATGACACATTTACTATATCCATATGCACATTAGCTGATGATCTATACAGCAAATGATATCCAGCTTGATTTCCTAAGTATGTGAGTTCATCGAGTACCTCTGGGCTCAATTGGCCATAATTGTGAAGAGGATGGTGGAGAGAAGTGATGGCTCACCAGTGCAACCGAGATCCAAGTACCAGCACCTTGCGGCCCGCTTGCATTTTCACGCAACACCATATAGGCACAGATAAATATGAATCTACACAAACAAAAATGAGATAATTAATTTCAGGGGATTAAAACAAAAGACGAGGATGATTGTAAAGTAATAGGGAGAGGATACAATGGCCAAGGGGAACTCGTAAAGTATTATGATGACTGCCACAGAGTATAACCATATACTCAGGGACAAATCAATTTGAACACAAGCTAATTATTATGAGAACAAAAGGAATATAATAATTCAGAAAAGCAAAATTGGTACCCAGAAGTAGCTGCCAGTTACTACTGTTTCCTGATGTTTGTTCTGCACATCCATTTCAATTACATATACCATGCAGATCAAATAGAGGCCAATATGTTAAAAAAAGAGGACAAATGGAAGATGCGCAGAGTACTAAA
This genomic window contains:
- the LOC123155614 gene encoding uncharacterized protein, translated to MIPGDVPQEQTSGNSSNWQLLLDSYLSVPIWCCVKMQAGRKVLVLGSRLHCQHPTSGAPDHRRRKRRRAIHSIVLSPRSHLHTLSTSCINLHVLHFPRQVEAAPSTFTPFSSFASRIRHPHVGSVGADGITMTHANVLIV